One Ostrea edulis chromosome 6, xbOstEdul1.1, whole genome shotgun sequence genomic window, TGAAATTATCTCAAATGAAAAATAGTTGTTTGCTATAAGCGTGAAGTTTTGTATGTTTTGAGAAATGCAGTCCTGACTACGATTATGATTCTCGTAAACAGTTGATAATACTCTCGCGATATTACGACGATAGGAGctataatttaatttcattattttgagaGACATCACAGAATGTCAAGCCTTAATGGACAAGACAAGGTGTGCTGTCtccaaattaatgaattaattgAAGAGACCTAATAACTTAAGATGGACATATCTCTTCTCAATCTGTCTTTTTCGCTTCCATCAAAACACACGAAAACAAAACTCTGGCAATCATCAATGCATTCAACGTGATTCTAGGAGTGCTCATTATGCTTcaattgaaatattgtattaagaaataagatatcatttttgtatgttgttgggatatgacatgaagttggtacgtgatcaaatctactataacgcccttcgggcgttatagtagatttgatcacgtaccaacttcatgtcatatcctaataacattcaaaaatgaaattttatttcttatcaaagACTTATCAGTCTCACCACCATTGTCTTTTTCAGAATAAAAACACGATGTAAATGTATGGGTTTATTGTATGGAATATATTGGCCACAGTGGTCAGAAACAACATCTGTGGGGTCGCCGAACAACAGGGCTCACCCCCAACAACAACATATTATGCGTCGTCCGAAAGGGCAAGTAACATGCTGGGTTGATCTCAATCATGCTACCGACACATACAACACACAAGTATTCAactcttaattatttacataaaatgaaattaaactgtCAAATCAACATTCAACCATCATCAACAGTCAACGTATATTTTCACAACCAACTTGAAGGTGACGATTTGGCCATATGGGCAACCTGATTACATTTGTGCAATTGCAGAAAATTAATCAGGGAGCCCACCGCCACATGGTGGGGGTAGGAACCTTCAATAGAACCGACCACTGTGCCATTGCctaaaatacccccccccccccagtctgAATGCCTACCTTACTTTATTTACAAGGAAACTCTTTGCTTTCTCCCCCATTTGCGAAATATTCTAGGGCCCCTTGGATATTGctaagaaaaatataatttcccaAGTCCGATAAATGAGTCCCGTCTGAGTGATAGAGTTGTGCTGGTTTCCCTATGAATTGGGGGTGGGTGAGAATTTTCCCCCCACAAGCAAACACCTGATTGGCTGCCCACCTATTCAACCTATTCCTAGCCTGTTCTATAGCCCTTACATTTTGAGAGTGTCTCCAAGAAATACGTTGGAGAAGGAAGGACCATATAAGTGTGGTGTGAGAGAATATACCTGAAAGCAATTTGATGTCAGCTTTGATTCTATGCAATAAGCTCTGGAGTTTAGTTTGACCTAAATCATTGGCCCCACAATGGATAAGCAAATATTTAGGGGGGTACTCTAAAGTGGCCAAGTATCTGACTTTTTTGACCAGGTGTATGAATTTTAGACCGCCATACCCCTGCCACCAAATATCTACTCCTCTTTGGTTCAGGCCTAAGCTCCATCCCCCCGGTCTATTTCTTGCCGCTATTGATGCCTTTTTTATGATTGATGAACCGACTATCCAAACTGTTATTCTGTCTGTTTTTACACAGCCTGTAATGCATACCAAAAATTGGGAAAACTTAAGATATAGGAGATGTTGGAGTAAGTGGTGATCTAATATAAGCTTGAAAAGCAGTGGACTTCCATCTGCCAGCCATTTTAATCTCTTCATCTGAAAACCCCTTGTCTGCTGCAACTGTTGCAGCCCCTATCCTAAAAGAATGAGACTTGTAATATTTCTTATCCAAGCCAATAGCCATAATAATTCTATCTAAAACTGCCGAAAATTGATAACGGGTAAGTGGCTTCCCTCCAAAATGGCAAAACAAAGGTCCTGTAAAATGAGGTCTTACTAGCAAAAAATTGGCCATAGCTTGAACAGGGCAAATATTTGAGCCCTGCCTATTTAACATAATTGTGACCCCCTTTCCCAGTTGATCAGTTTTAGAACACCTAAGACACACTACTGATTGGTGATTCTGTATGCTAACATCATCAACCCCCAAAATTGACTGAAGATTGTTGCCCTTGGATAAGGCGAATTCTCCAACTTGCAAGAAGGCAAAAAAGGCTAATGTATATGCTGCTTTATATAATTTGGCTTCATAAAGACTCGAACACACAGTGTTTAACGCTCCCATCAAGTTTGTCAGAATTTTTTCCGTTATCGGCAACCTAGTATCCGCCCTGGACTTCAGACGCCTGAAACCATCCAACACCTTAGCAATAACAAACCTATTTGTAGAGTCTTCTAATCCCTGAATTTTGCACTCATACCCAATTGCCACTACATAAGCTCTAGCAGTAGATTCTGCATAGCCCTTAAGTGATAAGTATGCAATGAATTGACTATTTGCTCTACTGGGGGTGGCCATATCATTTCTGCGTTAGTCACGCTCCTAAACCTATCGAAAGCTAAAAGCCCCGTTTTGTATGTTGCTGATGTATTGGAGGAATTTGCTGCCGTCAGTAGTCGAGAAACTTCACGCTGGACAACAGATCGTGAAATGCTGCTGGTATTGGATCTGGGATCTGGTTTGCTGTTGGAGCAAGTTGGCGTAATCTTCCCCACTGTTTACGAGAAATGGCATCAGCTATACCATTATCAATACCAGCAATGTGTTTGGCCTTAACTGTTATGTTAAATTGCATAAACAACAATACTAGCTTCCTAATCACATACATAATCCGTGGAGACCTTGACGACTGAGTGTTCAAAATGCTAACCAATGCACTGTTATCTGTGTGAAATTGAACCTTAT contains:
- the LOC125648072 gene encoding uncharacterized protein LOC125648072 translates to MKRLKWLADGSPLLFKLILDHHLLQHLLYLKFSQFLVCITGCVKTDRITVWIVGSSIIKKASIAARNRPGGWSLGLNQRGVDIWWQGYGGLKFIHLVKKVRYLATLEYPPKYLLIHCGANDLGQTKLQSLLHRIKADIKLLSGIFSHTTLIWSFLLQRISWRHSQNVRAIEQARNRLNRWAANQVFACGGKILTHPQFIGKPAQLYHSDGTHLSDLGNYIFLSNIQGALEYFANGGESKEFPCK